Part of the Cupriavidus basilensis genome is shown below.
CGCCAGCTTTGCCGGCGCGGCGCTGGCTCAGCCAAGCACCGTGGTTATCAACCAGAGCGGCATTTCTGCCTCGGGCACGTCCGGGAGCAGTGTCGTCGTCGTCAATGGCCAGGTGGTGACGTCCCATGACGCCACCAAGGGAGGCGGCCCCGAGAAGACCGAGCAGCGCATGGTCGGCGCGTTCTCCGGCGTGCAGCTCAATGCGCCGGCCGATGTGGTGTTCTCGGTTGCGCGCGCCTACTCCGTTTCCATCACCGGCCCCGAGGACATCCTGGCGCTGGTGCTCACCAGCCTGGACGATGGCAAGCTGACAATCGGCCTGAGCGCGCCAGTCGTGCTCGCGGCGCCGCTCAGGGTGGCCATTACCGGGCCCTCGCTCCAGGCAGTCAGCATTCCCGGCGCCGGCACCCTGCGGGCGTCCGGCTTGCACGAGGCATCCATCGACCTGCGTCTGTCCGGTTCCGGCTCGATCGTGGCCGAGGGCACCGTGGGCAGCGTGCGCGCCGCCATCTCCGGCTCTGGCGAGGTGGATGCCAGCGCCTTGCGCGCGCAGCGGCTGGACGCGCAGCTCAGCGGCTCGGGCCGCATCCTCGGCTACGCGTCGGATGCGGCCAGCGTGGCGCTGACGGGATCCGGCGACATCATCGTGGCCGGCAAGCCGCACCAGCGCGCCGTCAGCCGGACCGGTTCCGGCCAGGTATCTTTCGAGTAGCCAGC
Proteins encoded:
- a CDS encoding head GIN domain-containing protein, translating into MTRINLPCAAWLASASFAGAALAQPSTVVINQSGISASGTSGSSVVVVNGQVVTSHDATKGGGPEKTEQRMVGAFSGVQLNAPADVVFSVARAYSVSITGPEDILALVLTSLDDGKLTIGLSAPVVLAAPLRVAITGPSLQAVSIPGAGTLRASGLHEASIDLRLSGSGSIVAEGTVGSVRAAISGSGEVDASALRAQRLDAQLSGSGRILGYASDAASVALTGSGDIIVAGKPHQRAVSRTGSGQVSFE